In the genome of Malania oleifera isolate guangnan ecotype guangnan chromosome 5, ASM2987363v1, whole genome shotgun sequence, the window TTAGACATAAATATACAAGCACTGCGCAataaagaaattcagttagtaaaaattttgtggaggaatcatgctataaaggaagcttcttaggagctcaaGGAGCAGATAAGACAGAGATACCCGTAGTTGTTCTAAGAGATTTAGCGgtatcaggtaaagtataagtagttaggtaaagtttcttttgcaggcaCATGTAATGATTTAGTTAGTAGGTAGtctttagttttatatgtgtaatctctcagaactaagaatgtaaccacggtatttttccgccataagtgagggtaagtaataaaataagtagaccgttttgcctctATGGAATGATAGATTGTATGAATGGTGTTCaacacaaatagtaaatttcgaggacggaattttataaggaggggagaatgtaataacccaagaaagtaatcagggattcgtcgacgaacacagaggttTCGTCAACAAAGATTcatgaggacctcgtcgacgaggtcacgtctcgttgacgagaagataccgagagagggtttatgGCGGTCTGAAACTTGCCGACGAAGGGTGTAGGTTCatcaatgaactttctacagaactcgccgacgagatgacgtgtcttgtcgacgaattcggggctataaatagctaaaacccaaattttttatgaaaattcagCACAAGAAaccccctttctctctctaaatgtttccctccccttctctcttcgatcccggctccatttctcgctggattgatgatctgagcccaccacaatgctcctagtgaagttctctgcaagtctgccagaactgatcgttggtggagctagtttgaaattcatcacaaTCTTAGGGTAAACATTTTATCTAGTATTAGTttttcccacagttataagaaatgtagtatataaagaaatattgatgtttggttctgggggatgttgttttcaaggtgttgagcgaGGAACCCTACAAGTATAAAACCGGATTATAGTAGTGACTTTTCAGAATCTAGGtgagagaaatatgctatgctagagatttttaatatgtataacaGAAGATTGtaaatgtgtatttacaagcatgtagatCAGGttatttttcagaatatcatgaataTCATTTTTACagcagaattatagaaattgaccATGAGATTTAAactactcaaatgtgtggcatgagtttattacagtatagtatgttgATTTTACAGCTTTATAGATAATCTGCACaaattattagcaatgaatgagacttatagtatttcccagaataacatgatttctaaaccataacacttagacagatatttcagacagatatacagatatttcatatagatattacagatatcacAGATAgacattacagatattacagacagaaattacaaatattacagatagtacataTATTACAGACAGaaattatagatattacagatattatagacagaagttacagatattacagatagtacaaatattatagacagaaattacagatattatagacaggcattacagatatttcagatatatagtgttatggttgtttttgaaatcatgttaaaagcagtaagatatataaatatttatatatgtatacggTATTACACgatattagatccctgtggaaattacagatagatatatttagtagagcacagtaccgttgctatttacataatagagtgcaaccacattactcaaatagtatgtggattatgTCTAAccgtgccaggagagattgcagtctccccaacgAGTTGGGTTGAagtggccggttagacgatgttagatatggagattgcccggagagattgcaATGGGCCAAATTGGCGGAtgttacagatatagattgacttgtctagtaggccaaccagagtaaattcagcctacgagccgcacaaccctatcatgagaggttatatcataatatacagaATCCCTGGGTAcaacagaagttcctatgtacagatatatcacacagcagcagtttatattataataataacaatatatataGATAACAAACTTAGATAcacaagttatgttttaaactacaTTATATATGTTCTATACAGTTTATCAGCTTACGCATATTACAGTCCAGCATTatttcagtatattaaatgtataaCTTAGCcgtcatacactagtaatagcatatttcctcttactaagcattatctcatcctagtgacttactatttttcaggagatctagttaggcgagcgaATCAGGCTCGCGAGTAGAGGTTATTTAGCACTGCCACACTAGAAGGGTAGGTGCTTATAAGATAccagtgttttgggatagttcTTAGAGTTTGATGACATCACTGGgtgttttgtgttgtaattctagttcaaaatattataatgttctggtatagtatatatatatatatgacagtttacagttttacagttacCGATGCTTAGGTTTATGACATCAGAGTTTTTCTCAATGCTCCCTTGAGCCTGAGTTTACCAGTAGTATTTCAAATAGATGACATTTATGATAGacagatagaaaaaaaaaatgttaaataagtagcaggtcattacacgCAGTGCTCCTTGACAGACTCAAGTTGGGGAGTTACATAAAAGCTATGACGATGGTGGTTGTGGTAGAGCCATAGGTCATAGAAGTGACAATGGTGGTAGTCAAAATGGAGCCATAGGCTACAGCAGTGGTGACTGTGGTGGCAGCGGCGATGGTAGCCACAAGATTGAGAGTTGGATGCGGACACTCAACAATCGTAGCCACAATGGAGCCATATGTTGTGGTGATGGTGGCCGTGGTAGAGCCATAGGTCGTGGCAGCAACAATGGTGGTagttgcaagattcaaaggctgaAGTAGGCGCGACCGTGACAGTGGTCGTAGTGGAGCCAAAGGCTTTGACGGTGGTGGTTGTAGTAAAGCCATAGCCCGTGGCGGAAGTGGTGTCGATAGAGGGCTAAGATTTGTAGCGGGAGTTGTTGCAAATTGTTTAAGTATGTGTAGCTTCAAGTGGAGGAATAGGTTTAAAAGTTCCAAAGGGATAGATATTCCAAAAGGAATAGGTTCGAGGGGTATAATTTGAAAGCTCCAAAAGGGTAAATATTCACTAGGGTGAAGATTGTTGAGTTGTGACTCATATTCAAAAAGCATAGAGTTTTGGTGCAATACAATTATATATCATATGAGTGTACAATATATTAGAGTCAGAGTACAATACAATGGTTTCATATGggactatatatatacacattgtaGCGGAGGGTTGAAACAATTTGAAAGGCAATTTTTCATTGATAGTAAAAATTGCACAATGACTATGAACATAAGCATATTGtcaaaacataaaatttgtgtttctttttttttaatgtctCTCTAATTTTCATATTTGCCATGCACACATAATCTTAGGGCTTAATTTCACAATCCTTATGAAAAAGCATCACCAAGAAACGCTTATAAGGTAGAAGATTATGATTCACATGAAACATGTGAGAATTTGAATTCAAATCATGAATGTTAACTTATTTTGTGATTCAAGCAAAAATGAATACAAAAAGGAATAGCTGAACAACCCACTTGATGCACAAGTTTTTGAGTGtgataatgataaaaaaaatttggaatgaTTTAGAAGTCGCCCACAAAGGCACAAAACTATTCATTTATTTAAATAAAGCCATGTGACCATATCTAAAACATTTCAGTGACTTGCAGTTTAAAAGCACTTGATAAGTTTTGAAATTGTAGTTTTCTAAACAAATGGGGTCAATAATTGTAAATCCCTACCTCTCTCCTCATTCTActcattatttgtttcattttgtttccaaTCCTAAAAGGAAAATATGCTCTCAACTAGTTGCTATGTGAGCGAGAAGTTGCATACAGCCTTATAGGGTATTTAATAATACGAAAACTGCATAAGGCATAGATCTCAAACCCAAAAACAAGAAAACACAAcaatgaaatgaaaaggaaagaATGAAACTGGAGAAATGCAAGCCTCTGAAAATGGAACACAACTTGAGATCAATAAACAATACACCAAATTCATTCAGCCaccaattttttaaataaaaaataaaaaatgaaaatattaatacACATCCAACAAATAGCACCTTCCTCTCAAAACTAAAAAGGACCCCCAAGGGCAGACTTCCTAACAGGGCGGCTACATTGCGAACCTCACAGGAAAATTTATGTATAAGCTTGTTTTCTTTATTTCTCTCCGACTATAAACCAGGCAAAAACATAATTTGGGAATCAAAACAACCTGCCCACTCTTGCATTTTGTGACCTCTGACGATAGACAGAAAAGAATGACCAACAAatagaaggaaaagaaagaactcAGGGGAGAAGGAGGACTCTACATTGTTTGTGTGGTTCCAACTATAATCGCGAGGATATCCAACTGTATTAACAACTAAACCTGCTTTACCGTATCACACAACCTGCTTTATTCAATCCCTTTCAGGGGAAAACATACTCCAGCACCTCTTCAAGCATTAAGGAGCAACTTGAAGACGACGACAAAATGCCCTTTATCACCCAACCACAAAAAACATCACCCCAAACCCGAACTCTGTGAATTTCATTCCACAGCCAATCAAATGTCCTGCAGTTTCACAACACAGCAAATGCATCATTGGCAACATTATGAAATTGGCCATCCTAAATAGTTGTTACTATATATATTGACACAATCTCCCACTTTGAACCCCTGAACCCGGGCTTAAAAGCTTGATTCTGATTCAAAATGACTGCACAAGTAACCTGAATCAGTTCCAATTTCTGAATGTGCTACTAGAGGTGGAGTGCACCATCACCTAATTGAACTGACTTATTGAGGGGTCATTGTATTTACACAAGTGGATGAGCACATGCTAATGGATGATCCAGAGTGCAAACTACAGATACTGGCACCCCAACACCAAATGAGGGTTTGAGATCGCTGACAAACACCCAACCATGCAATCACAGACTTGCAATCAGGGCAAGCAGGTTAGGTTCTGCTTTATCACCAACTCTTGGTGAAAGAGCAAGGTCATGATAGCCGAACCATCAAAAGAATATCATACTGGGAATAGTGGACTGCACATACCTTCAACCAAAGTTGAATCCATCAGGAGGAACGGGTGCGTCATTCCCTCCAAAGCGGAATCCAGTTTGTGAAGCATCACCAGGAGGCAATGTCTCCTCATCGTCCTCCAACCAATATGTCTCGAGAATCTTCACTGCCTTCTCATATATCTCATTGTTGTCATGACTCTGAAGGTTCTCAATTTTTTCCAACCCTTCAGCTTCATCAATTAATTGAGCATACTGATTTACATCCCCAGAGTTACCCGAATTCTTCTCAGCTTCCCCAACCTTCAAAATGTTTTCTAATCCTTCCAAGCAGACCGTGACTATTCTTGGGTCAGGACAAACAAGTAGATCACACAGTGGCTTAATGCACCCCTGGCTCACCAAGAACCTACCCAAACAAAATTTGAAtacattcatattcaaaatttaaacagGCCCAcattcaaataaaattaaaacagcCAAAAAGGAAGCATACTTGATTTGCTCATGTGTGCCCCCAGATGTAGCATTTGAAATTGCCCAAGCAGCTTCTTTCTTAATATCAAACTCAGCACTTTGAAGCAATTGGATGAGGGGGCCAATGATACCAGCATCAATAACAGCctgtattttcaaaataaatgcCACTAGTCTCATTCTCTTCCACATATAAACAAGAGGgcaacataaaaaataaaaataaaaataaaaataacgaGACCAAAAACTTCCAAAGACATTAGTTTCCCATTGACCCTCCACTGATCACAAAATTTCAGttttatctaaaaaataaaacatattgGCTGCCAGAATGCTTTTATTccacaataataaataaataaataacttcatAACTCAAGACATTCTACTACTGTTAAGCCACAGAGAGTTATTCACCTGTATCTGCTCTTTGTTCCCAGCGGTGATGTTAGAGATTGTCCAGCAAGCTTCCTTCTTGATGCTTTTCTTATGATTATGTGTCAAGAGGTTCAAAAGGCATGGAAGTGCTTGATGATTGATAATACACTGAAAGGAGAGATTGGAAATTTTGAAGCATCAAAGTATTTGCTCACCAAAGCAAATTAGAGCATATTGGGCAAGTGCACTTGAAATTTATTCTTCACTGCAAAAGCTCAAATGAACTTCACATACAAAGCTTCACTTTGATgaattgattttaaaacaaaaaatggGACTCCTAACAACAAATAGAGAAGTTTAGAACAAACACCTCCATGGTTTTTTACTCGCATAGTTTCAACCAAATGCAGTAAAGCCTGCTAATAAGTAATAATTTGTTTTAttgaaaaacaacaaaagaaCCCAGAAAATTACCCAGATCACAATACAAATACTACACAGCATACTAGCAATCTAACATACTGACATTGGAAAACCAAAGAAAAGAAACCAAAAAAGGTTTTAGAtcttaaaaattttctttaatctttattcaataaaaaaaatcagaaaacaagGAATATAGGAAGGAAACAATtgtgaaaaaagaaaataaaaagaacaataaACAAACTGAAGTGTTAAATACCTGAGTTTGGATATCATCCCCAGTAACAATATTTCCAACCGTGCGAAGAGCAGGTATGAGCACTGATGGAGAGGGGTGTCTATAAATTTATTCAATTTAAAAGTCAAAATCAGTCATGTCTAACAGGAGGAGATGGGAAGGAGAAGAAAAGCCAAAATCTTTAATCAGAAAAGATTCTCTAGTATCCATATGGAGTATTGGAGTACCACACTCACAGTAGAAGGTCAACAAGTCGCGGGCATACACCTGCCTCAATAACAGCTTGGATTTTGTCATTGGTGCCATCAGAAAGATAAGACAGTGCCCAACATGCATCTGTGAGGACTTCTTCATCATTAGAATGTATAAGACGCTCAAGGGCTGGAAGAGCTGGCTTTGTCTGTCCAATGTATATAAAAGCATCAGAATATGGAAGACGGAGAAGCATCATGCACAAGCCCAAACAGCTTATTTCAGTAGTCCAACCTGCTCAAATGGAGGCTGAGGCTTGCCCCTGCAAAAGTTTGATAATGTCCACGTCGCATTTCTTAGCATTGATAGCTTTGCATGCTCATTAAATTGTGCCAGCAATGGCATCAAAGCCCCATAACCAAGGACGAGATCACGGCATTTAGGTGAGTCACCAGCAACATTTCCTAAAGCCCAAACAGCCTACAATTCCAGAAAGGGGTAAATATAACAGCTCAGTTCTTGTCATTCCTTGAAAGCTGAAGAAATTAACAACTAGATGTAATTTAATACAAAAATGTCTATTgcaaatacaaaaagaaaattatGTGTTGGGAAAAAACACAGCATTAACTTGTGATCCTTTATATACCTGTTCACGAACATCATCACTTGAAGAACCAAGCAGTTTCACAAAAACTGGGACAGCTCCATTCTCAATTACAACCCTAGTGTTTTCTGATGTCCCAGATGCAATGTTTGTTAAAGCCCAAGCAGCCTCAAACTAAACAGTAACTCGAGACAGCAGAGAAGAAGATGTCAAATTTTACATTTATTTCTTAAGAAGGTACAAAATCCATCACCAAATAAATGTTCAAACCTGAAGCTGTGGGAAGTCATCCCTTGCAAGAAACTCAACAAATCGAGGAACAACACCAGATTGTACAACTTCGTTGATTGGAGGACTCCGTTCTGGTAAGTAATTGTAGTATCACAAGATTTAGTAAAATACCCCAGACAGGCAAACACATAGATGTAGGTGCatatacagatatacagagaGGACAATCAGTCCAAGATTTGACATCCAATGGAAACTGAACACCCTCATTGTGCAAAAAATACCATTGAAGTGTCAAAGAATTCACCTACTCCTTCATTTTATATGGAAAAGAACAAGGGAAATGAAAGGAAAAGGCTTAAAATGGCTGGAAAATGAAGCAATAAACACAATTTAACTACCACGACGAAAATGGAGCCATCAATATAGATGACTGGAGGAtccatgctctgataccacaacatGCAGCCACCTAGGATTGTCAcaattttttatgatgaaaactATGGTAAATTGAAATAGTTTTGCACACCACTAAAAGGCATATTGGTAAATCCTCTAATATGCACCATAAGTTTTCTCCATATTGTAGTATAAACAAGCTGATAGGTAGATATAGTACTCTACAATTTCAGGACGTTGTAGGTGCAAATGCGTGCACAACAATTGACAagaaataacaataatattataatactaacaataacaataataacaacaacaaaatgaCGTAACCAGAATACAGAATCAATCTCTTCAAATTTGAAAGATTTTAGGGG includes:
- the LOC131155299 gene encoding importin subunit alpha-2-like; this translates as MSLRPSARTEVRRNRYKVAVDAEEGRRRREDNMVEIRKSKREENLQKKRREGLQAQQFPSTINVSAFEKKLESLPAMVAGVWSDESSLQLEATTHFRKLLSIERSPPINEVVQSGVVPRFVEFLARDDFPQLQFEAAWALTNIASGTSENTRVVIENGAVPVFVKLLGSSSDDVREQAVWALGNVAGDSPKCRDLVLGYGALMPLLAQFNEHAKLSMLRNATWTLSNFCRGKPQPPFEQTKPALPALERLIHSNDEEVLTDACWALSYLSDGTNDKIQAVIEAGVCPRLVDLLLHPSPSVLIPALRTVGNIVTGDDIQTQCIINHQALPCLLNLLTHNHKKSIKKEACWTISNITAGNKEQIQAVIDAGIIGPLIQLLQSAEFDIKKEAAWAISNATSGGTHEQIKFLVSQGCIKPLCDLLVCPDPRIVTVCLEGLENILKVGEAEKNSGNSGDVNQYAQLIDEAEGLEKIENLQSHDNNEIYEKAVKILETYWLEDDEETLPPGDASQTGFRFGGNDAPVPPDGFNFG